In Effusibacillus lacus, one DNA window encodes the following:
- the xseB gene encoding exodeoxyribonuclease VII small subunit, producing the protein MAELSFEEALAGLERIVRELESGDIPLEQAIANFQEGMKLAKICREKLDQAEQKIEMLVADASGLSKKPFIPEE; encoded by the coding sequence ATGGCAGAACTGTCCTTTGAAGAGGCTCTGGCAGGATTGGAACGAATCGTGCGGGAACTGGAATCGGGAGACATCCCACTGGAACAGGCCATTGCCAACTTTCAAGAGGGAATGAAACTCGCCAAAATTTGCCGTGAGAAACTGGATCAGGCAGAGCAAAAAATCGAAATGCTGGTGGCGGATGCATCGGGACTCAGCAAAAAGCCATTTATACCGGAGGAGTAG
- the xseA gene encoding exodeoxyribonuclease VII large subunit, producing the protein MENGKEQILSVSDLTVLIKRLFEQNPYLSDCWVRGEISNFTRHSSGHMYFTLKDSGSRIKSVMFASKNRNLNFLPKEGMKVLIRGYVSVYERDGQYQLYVEEMQPDGIGSLYLAFQQLKERLEKEGLFLQEHKKQIPRFPKVIGVVTSPTGAAVRDIITTIRRRYPVAHVLLHPVLVQGTEAPQSIAAAIQQLNTQPELAIDVLILGRGGGSLEELWAFNEEVVARAIFASQIPVISAVGHETDFTIADFVADVRAATPTAAAELAVPHLMELFRHLDSEQQRMATALAGRMREMKRRFETLEQSPVFTRPTDRIHQLRQRIDHTENELELVLTKLAGTRNKQVNDLMQRLARRSPVERVMRTEQQFGFLLQKLSAAMTNRMTAAGTRLDRMIDKLDAYSPLQVMKRGYSLTYRVDKDKQLIRSIREVQLGDKLNVRLQDGWLDCQVWGMEEEHNRDE; encoded by the coding sequence ATGGAGAACGGAAAAGAACAGATCCTGTCTGTTTCCGATTTGACCGTATTGATCAAACGGTTATTTGAGCAAAACCCCTATTTGTCCGATTGCTGGGTGCGGGGAGAAATCTCCAACTTCACCCGTCACAGCAGTGGCCATATGTATTTCACCCTGAAAGACTCCGGCAGCCGGATCAAATCGGTGATGTTTGCTTCCAAGAACCGCAACCTCAACTTTCTGCCGAAGGAAGGCATGAAAGTTTTGATTCGGGGATATGTGTCTGTTTACGAACGGGATGGACAATACCAGTTGTACGTGGAAGAAATGCAGCCGGACGGAATCGGTTCGCTGTATCTGGCTTTCCAACAGTTGAAAGAACGTCTTGAAAAAGAGGGGTTGTTCCTGCAGGAACACAAAAAACAGATCCCAAGGTTTCCAAAGGTGATCGGCGTGGTGACTTCCCCCACAGGGGCAGCCGTAAGGGACATCATCACAACCATTCGCCGGCGCTACCCCGTCGCCCACGTTTTATTGCATCCGGTTCTGGTGCAGGGCACGGAAGCCCCCCAATCCATAGCAGCTGCAATCCAGCAACTGAATACACAGCCAGAACTTGCGATTGACGTCCTGATTTTGGGGCGGGGGGGCGGTTCTCTGGAAGAGCTATGGGCCTTCAATGAAGAGGTGGTGGCCCGTGCCATTTTTGCTTCTCAGATTCCGGTGATTTCCGCTGTTGGTCACGAAACGGACTTCACCATAGCCGATTTTGTTGCGGATGTAAGGGCGGCAACCCCCACCGCAGCGGCTGAACTGGCGGTTCCCCACCTGATGGAGTTATTCCGCCATTTGGATTCGGAACAGCAGCGAATGGCAACGGCACTTGCGGGCAGGATGCGTGAAATGAAGAGGCGGTTTGAAACCTTGGAGCAGTCGCCTGTTTTTACCCGTCCGACAGACCGGATTCACCAGCTCCGCCAGCGAATTGACCATACGGAAAATGAACTGGAACTGGTACTGACGAAACTGGCGGGTACAAGAAACAAACAGGTCAACGATCTGATGCAGCGGCTTGCCCGCAGATCCCCTGTTGAACGGGTCATGCGGACGGAGCAGCAATTCGGCTTTCTCTTGCAGAAGCTGTCTGCGGCCATGACCAATCGAATGACAGCAGCCGGAACCCGGCTTGACAGGATGATTGACAAACTGGATGCTTACAGCCCCCTGCAAGTCATGAAGCGCGGTTATTCCCTAACCTATCGGGTGGACAAAGACAAACAGCTGATCCGAAGCATTCGGGAAGTACAGCTGGGGGACAAACTGAATGTGCGGCTGCAGGATGGATGGTTGGATTGCCAGGTATGGGGTATGGAGGAGGAACACAATCGTGACGAATAA
- the folD gene encoding bifunctional methylenetetrahydrofolate dehydrogenase/methenyltetrahydrofolate cyclohydrolase FolD produces the protein MPAQVISGKEVAAQIRRELKSEVEQLTGKGIQPGLAVILVGDDPASHSYVKGKEKASIELGFYSEIHRLEASVSEENVLALISKLNGDPKIHGILVQLPLPGHISEKKVIQAINPDKDVDGFHPENVGNMYIGLPAFLPCTPHGVIQMLKRSDVDIKGKHAVVLGRSNIVGKPMAQLLLAEDATVTICHSRTIDLPAITRQADILIAAVGKAGMVTADMVKPGAVVIDVGVNRVEGKLVGDCQFDEVSRVASLITPVPGGVGPMTITMLMYNTVESAKRSLN, from the coding sequence ATGCCAGCTCAGGTAATCAGCGGAAAAGAAGTCGCGGCGCAAATCCGCCGGGAACTTAAATCGGAAGTGGAACAATTGACTGGAAAGGGCATACAGCCGGGATTGGCTGTAATTCTGGTCGGGGATGATCCCGCTTCTCACAGCTACGTGAAAGGAAAAGAGAAAGCTTCTATCGAATTAGGTTTTTATTCCGAGATTCACCGTTTGGAAGCATCTGTCTCCGAAGAGAACGTACTGGCCTTGATCAGCAAACTGAATGGGGACCCAAAGATTCACGGAATTCTTGTCCAACTGCCGCTTCCCGGTCACATTTCCGAAAAAAAGGTTATCCAAGCCATCAATCCGGACAAAGACGTGGACGGGTTTCATCCGGAAAATGTCGGGAACATGTATATAGGGCTGCCTGCTTTTCTGCCCTGTACCCCGCATGGCGTTATCCAGATGCTGAAGCGTTCCGACGTGGACATTAAAGGGAAGCATGCAGTGGTTCTTGGACGGTCCAATATTGTGGGCAAACCGATGGCTCAACTGCTGTTGGCCGAAGACGCGACTGTCACCATCTGTCACTCGCGCACAATCGATTTGCCGGCAATCACCAGGCAAGCTGACATACTGATTGCAGCAGTGGGGAAAGCGGGAATGGTGACCGCCGACATGGTTAAGCCCGGTGCTGTCGTGATTGATGTGGGCGTGAACAGAGTTGAAGGCAAGCTGGTTGGAGACTGCCAATTTGATGAAGTCAGCCGGGTGGCAAGCCTAATCACTCCCGTACCCGGCGGAGTCGGTCCCATGACCATTACGATGCTGATGTACAATACGGTGGAATCGGCAAAACGAAGCTTGAATTGA
- a CDS encoding NAD(P)/FAD-dependent oxidoreductase, which produces MGEGLKQDDKVYDITIIGGGPIGLFAAFYAGIRDMSTKIIDSLPQLGGQLTELYPEKYIYDVAGFPKVYAKDLVNNLKEQMAPYNPTVCLNERVTGLEKQEDGVFKLTSNTTVHYSRTVLIAGGIGAFSPRRLPAANSDQYEGKGIHYFIDDLSKFKGLNCLVVGGGDSAVDFALMLETVAKKVTLIHRRDGFRAHEDSVRKLFASSVEVKVFTELKSVEGNGKLEKGVLINSKEKTEEEIPLDAIIGALGFSASLGPILDWGLVIEDNAIVVNTKGETNIPGVYAAGDIVTYPGKIKLIATGFGEAPTAVNNAKQYLDPASKLHPGHSSSGFGKK; this is translated from the coding sequence ATGGGAGAAGGATTGAAACAAGACGACAAAGTGTATGACATCACGATTATCGGAGGCGGGCCCATAGGATTGTTTGCCGCTTTTTACGCCGGGATTCGCGACATGTCGACAAAGATTATCGACAGCTTGCCGCAATTGGGCGGTCAGTTGACGGAATTGTATCCTGAAAAGTACATCTACGATGTTGCGGGATTCCCAAAGGTTTACGCGAAGGACCTTGTGAACAACCTGAAAGAACAGATGGCGCCCTACAATCCGACAGTATGTCTGAATGAACGGGTTACTGGTTTGGAAAAACAAGAAGACGGAGTGTTTAAATTGACCTCCAACACGACTGTCCACTACTCCCGGACAGTCCTGATTGCAGGGGGCATCGGAGCGTTCTCCCCCCGCCGGTTGCCGGCAGCCAACTCCGATCAATATGAGGGCAAAGGCATTCATTATTTTATTGACGATCTTTCCAAATTTAAAGGACTCAACTGCCTTGTGGTGGGAGGCGGCGATTCGGCGGTGGATTTTGCCTTGATGCTTGAGACGGTTGCCAAGAAGGTAACGCTGATCCATCGCCGTGACGGTTTCCGCGCCCATGAGGACAGTGTTCGCAAACTGTTTGCATCTTCCGTTGAGGTGAAAGTGTTTACTGAATTGAAATCGGTGGAGGGCAACGGCAAACTTGAGAAGGGCGTATTGATCAACTCCAAAGAGAAAACGGAAGAAGAGATCCCTCTCGACGCAATTATCGGTGCTCTCGGTTTCTCCGCATCGCTTGGACCGATCCTGGATTGGGGCCTTGTAATTGAAGACAACGCAATTGTTGTCAATACGAAGGGTGAAACCAATATACCGGGAGTTTATGCAGCGGGTGACATTGTCACTTATCCGGGCAAGATCAAGTTGATTGCTACCGGATTCGGGGAGGCGCCTACCGCGGTTAACAACGCGAAGCAATATCTGGATCCCGCGTCGAAACTCCATCCGGGTCACAGTTCATCCGGCTTTGGAAAGAAATAA
- a CDS encoding O-sialoglycoprotein endopeptidase, producing MILGIDTSNYTTSLCLIDGEGHIVNEQRKPLAVETGKQGLQQSTALFQHVKNLPELFEKMGELRQLEAICVSVRPRPVEGSYMPVFLAGESVARTLASSFHIPLYRTSHQEGHIAAGEATAGRAPADEFLAVHLSGGTSDLLLARRRETGYEITRLGSSRDLHAGQFIDRVGVALGLPFPAGPHLEKLASTASEDAQGIRLPSPVEGFNWSFSGPETAARKWIDSGADPAGIARAVEDCIAKGLEKVLLKAMQQTQLRSVLIVGGVAANLHIRRRLLHRLQHPAVGADLFFADPSYSTDNAYGVARIG from the coding sequence ATGATTCTGGGAATTGATACAAGCAATTACACCACCTCCCTATGCCTGATTGACGGTGAGGGCCATATAGTAAACGAACAGCGGAAACCGCTTGCCGTGGAGACGGGGAAACAGGGGCTGCAGCAATCGACAGCTTTGTTTCAACATGTCAAAAACCTCCCCGAACTGTTCGAAAAAATGGGGGAGTTGCGGCAGCTTGAAGCGATATGTGTTTCGGTGCGCCCAAGACCGGTTGAAGGTTCCTACATGCCGGTGTTTCTCGCTGGTGAGTCCGTGGCAAGAACCCTGGCATCTTCCTTCCATATCCCCCTATATCGGACAAGCCATCAGGAAGGTCATATAGCTGCCGGTGAAGCTACTGCAGGCCGTGCTCCGGCTGATGAATTTCTTGCTGTTCATTTGTCGGGGGGAACCTCCGACCTGCTTCTGGCCCGAAGGAGGGAAACGGGATATGAAATCACCCGGTTGGGAAGTTCCCGGGATCTTCATGCCGGACAGTTTATCGACCGGGTAGGCGTGGCTTTGGGCCTTCCTTTTCCCGCCGGTCCTCATTTGGAAAAATTGGCGTCCACAGCATCCGAAGACGCTCAGGGCATTCGTCTGCCCTCTCCTGTGGAAGGATTTAACTGGTCCTTTTCAGGACCGGAGACAGCCGCCAGAAAATGGATCGATTCGGGGGCAGACCCCGCCGGCATTGCTAGGGCAGTGGAAGATTGCATCGCCAAGGGATTGGAAAAAGTACTATTGAAAGCAATGCAACAAACTCAATTGCGTTCCGTCTTGATTGTGGGGGGAGTCGCAGCCAATTTACACATACGGAGACGGCTTCTTCACCGGCTTCAACATCCGGCTGTGGGAGCTGACCTCTTTTTTGCCGATCCGAGCTATTCCACAGACAATGCTTACGGTGTGGCTCGAATTGG
- a CDS encoding polyprenyl synthetase family protein — MSFQLESYLRNRTAQVADALNRLVPAAAHPPVPICEAMRYSLFAGGKRIRPILTLATVETLDGDWTSALPIACAIEMIHTYSLIHDDLPAMDNDDFRRGKPTNHKVYGDAMAILAGDALLTHAFQVLSETDMPGREKDLLAIIREIAMASGVSGMIGGQVADIQAEGKPTDEETLLFIHRHKTGDLLTASVRVGAIFAGASERELLLLTKYAESLGLAFQIKDDILDVTGDQEKTGKTVGADAALGKMTFPAVYGLEESKKQLAGLTDDALDALTQLNRETIILRSIADYLLNRES; from the coding sequence ATGTCGTTTCAACTGGAGTCTTATCTGAGAAATCGAACGGCTCAGGTGGCGGATGCGCTGAATCGGCTGGTTCCGGCCGCTGCGCACCCGCCAGTACCGATCTGCGAAGCGATGCGTTACAGTCTGTTTGCGGGTGGCAAGAGAATCCGTCCGATCTTGACTTTGGCAACGGTCGAAACTTTGGACGGCGATTGGACAAGTGCACTTCCCATCGCATGCGCCATAGAAATGATACATACCTATTCCTTAATTCATGACGATTTGCCTGCCATGGACAATGACGATTTCAGGCGGGGCAAACCAACCAACCATAAGGTATATGGAGACGCCATGGCGATCCTTGCGGGTGATGCGCTGCTTACCCATGCGTTTCAGGTTCTGTCCGAAACGGATATGCCGGGTCGGGAAAAAGACTTGTTGGCAATCATAAGGGAAATTGCAATGGCCAGCGGCGTCAGCGGCATGATTGGAGGCCAGGTGGCGGATATTCAGGCGGAAGGAAAGCCGACAGATGAAGAGACCTTGCTGTTTATCCACAGGCACAAAACAGGTGATCTGTTGACTGCCTCGGTCAGGGTGGGAGCGATTTTTGCCGGTGCATCGGAACGGGAACTGCTGTTGCTGACGAAGTATGCGGAGAGCCTGGGACTTGCCTTTCAGATCAAGGACGACATTCTTGATGTTACAGGCGATCAGGAAAAAACGGGAAAGACCGTAGGTGCGGATGCAGCCTTGGGGAAGATGACTTTTCCCGCTGTCTATGGATTGGAAGAGTCCAAGAAGCAACTGGCCGGGTTGACAGATGACGCCCTTGATGCGTTGACGCAGCTTAACAGGGAAACCATTATTTTGCGCAGTATTGCAGATTACCTTTTAAACCGGGAATCTTAA
- the amaP gene encoding alkaline shock response membrane anchor protein AmaP has protein sequence MGALDRILLGLFALAVAFLSVLMGAQVLGQDWLYDMYTHYPLEFLAAAAVLFLVALRFVFIRTGASKEPLAIVHKTEHGDVRISVQTLESLAERAARLVRGVSDLKTKVRPSEVGVRVAIRISVDPDLDIPQITSSVQQKVKDYVESTSGVNVQNIVVYVNDLSKSQAGKISARSRVE, from the coding sequence TTGGGTGCTTTAGATCGAATTCTTCTCGGACTGTTTGCTTTGGCGGTTGCATTCTTGTCCGTGTTAATGGGGGCTCAGGTGCTTGGGCAAGATTGGCTTTACGATATGTATACCCATTATCCCCTTGAGTTTCTGGCAGCAGCCGCTGTTTTGTTTTTGGTGGCCCTTCGCTTTGTATTTATCCGGACGGGTGCATCCAAAGAGCCGTTGGCCATCGTTCACAAAACGGAACATGGAGATGTGCGGATTTCGGTGCAAACTCTTGAGAGCCTGGCGGAGAGGGCGGCCCGTCTGGTAAGAGGCGTAAGCGATCTGAAGACAAAAGTGCGTCCTTCCGAAGTTGGGGTGCGAGTGGCGATTCGAATTTCGGTAGACCCGGATTTGGACATCCCTCAGATCACATCTTCCGTTCAGCAAAAAGTCAAAGATTATGTCGAATCCACATCCGGTGTAAACGTTCAGAACATTGTGGTGTATGTAAACGACCTGTCCAAATCGCAAGCCGGAAAAATATCTGCGCGATCGAGGGTTGAATGA
- a CDS encoding DUF2273 domain-containing protein, whose product MWNHIKDFLQRANLRTLGMLTGAILGVLYLIVGFWKSIVFAGFIVAGYLVGRWLDSQEDWRDVVERLIPNKTRD is encoded by the coding sequence ATGTGGAACCATATAAAGGATTTTCTGCAAAGGGCGAACCTGCGAACTCTGGGCATGTTGACAGGTGCAATTCTGGGCGTGCTGTATCTGATTGTCGGGTTTTGGAAATCAATCGTATTTGCTGGATTCATAGTAGCGGGGTATCTGGTGGGACGATGGCTGGACAGCCAGGAAGATTGGCGAGATGTGGTAGAACGTTTGATTCCCAATAAAACTCGTGACTAG
- the nusB gene encoding transcription antitermination factor NusB, with protein MSRRQLRESVLQSLFQIHMGEVPVPQAISHVLEEAGSDIDRGSLEKFVSGTYDNLPQIDSLIRQYSIGWELDRMPSVDLTILRMAVYEMIYEQDTPAKVVINEAIELAKAFSTADSGKFVNGVLGKMLPDLDRLRSSVQNDSGN; from the coding sequence ATGAGCCGCAGGCAATTACGGGAAAGCGTATTGCAAAGCTTGTTTCAGATTCACATGGGGGAGGTTCCCGTTCCACAAGCCATCAGCCACGTTCTGGAAGAAGCCGGATCTGATATAGACAGGGGTTCTCTGGAAAAATTTGTATCTGGCACATATGACAACCTGCCTCAGATTGACAGTCTGATCAGGCAATACTCCATTGGCTGGGAACTGGACCGGATGCCGAGCGTTGACCTTACGATTTTGCGGATGGCTGTGTATGAGATGATCTATGAACAAGATACTCCGGCAAAAGTTGTCATTAATGAGGCGATTGAGCTGGCCAAGGCATTTTCCACGGCCGATTCGGGCAAATTTGTGAATGGTGTGCTTGGCAAAATGCTCCCTGATTTGGATCGATTGAGGAGTTCCGTGCAAAATGATTCTGGGAATTGA